A genomic stretch from Sphingobacterium sp. ML3W includes:
- a CDS encoding pirin family protein: MNRQNFIKKGLLGSGIFAASAASARIMKNDIDEIEPLEALDADAVHYDSDQLENHSVLHKATSRGHANHGWLQSNHTFSFANYHNPERMHFGVLRVLNDDIVAAGRGFGLHPHDNMEIISIPLEGDLEHEDSMGNQAIIRKGDIQVMSAGTGIMHSEYNKNNDQAVKFLQIWVYPNKRNVAPRYDQITLDRSQRHNKLQQILSPDPSDEGVWIHQDAWFHMGHFDNGISTNYNIKQAGNGVYIFVISGSINVEGQELETRDGFGIWDVSEIKLTATSADTEILLMDLNMILN; this comes from the coding sequence ATGAATAGACAAAATTTTATAAAAAAGGGACTTTTAGGTTCTGGCATATTCGCAGCAAGCGCTGCCTCAGCACGTATTATGAAGAATGACATCGACGAAATAGAACCTTTGGAAGCTCTAGATGCCGATGCCGTCCATTACGATTCAGATCAATTGGAAAACCATAGTGTACTCCATAAAGCAACGAGCCGAGGGCATGCAAATCATGGTTGGTTGCAGAGTAATCATACCTTTAGTTTTGCAAATTACCATAATCCCGAACGCATGCATTTTGGTGTACTCCGTGTGCTTAATGATGATATTGTTGCAGCAGGCAGAGGCTTCGGATTACATCCGCACGATAATATGGAAATTATCAGTATTCCTTTAGAAGGGGACCTGGAACATGAAGATAGTATGGGGAATCAAGCCATTATTCGAAAAGGAGATATCCAAGTCATGAGTGCAGGAACGGGTATCATGCATAGTGAATACAATAAAAATAACGATCAGGCTGTTAAATTTTTACAGATCTGGGTCTATCCGAATAAACGCAATGTAGCACCTCGCTACGATCAGATTACCTTGGATAGATCGCAAAGACACAATAAGTTGCAGCAGATCCTCTCTCCAGATCCGTCAGACGAAGGCGTATGGATACATCAGGATGCCTGGTTCCATATGGGACATTTTGACAATGGTATCAGCACAAATTATAATATTAAACAAGCTGGAAATGGTGTTTATATTTTCGTCATCAGCGGAAGTATCAACGTTGAAGGACAAGAATTGGAAACAAGAGATGGCTTTGGAATCTGGGATGTTTCGGAAATTAAACTCACGGCGACCTCAGCAGATACCGAAATCCTTTTGATGGATCTCAACATGATATTAAACTAA